Proteins from a genomic interval of Papaver somniferum cultivar HN1 chromosome 4, ASM357369v1, whole genome shotgun sequence:
- the LOC113273905 gene encoding protein PLANT CADMIUM RESISTANCE 6-like isoform X1 — protein MGNPADFANSSDDLKKPGHVDEQSEMPETDYPTGDETSHPQAENYPPAAPSGAGSSVYSGTQGVPIHQQQNAQPYPPKQAYAPPQNQQMNNPSYQPHPQQQAYPSSIHNYNQGAKSPLPQQPAYSQQAYPQMQTPPPTGPYQQGQPSYPVAGVPIQSQPMYPNKPAPVPTPNYHPNAALRPGTNAWTTGLFDCMEDPNNALVTFAAPCVTFGQIAEIVDEGQTTCSTSGIIYSAILFFTAAPCLISCGYRSKLRSKYDLVEVPAADWMTHVFFEWCALCQEYRELKNRGYDPAIGWHGNQMRLQAMQQQQLQQVQMAPPMYQNMTG, from the exons ATGGGAAATCCAGCAGATTTCGCAAATTCTTCCGACGACCTAAAGAAACCTGGTCATGTTGATGAGCAATCTGAGATGCCCGAAACTGATTATCCCACTGGCGATGAGACGTCTCATCCGCAGGCGGAGAACTATCCACCTGCTGCTCCTTCAGGCGCTGGTAGTTCTGTGTATTCTGGTACTCAAGGTGTACCAATTCATCAACAGCAAAATGCACAACCATATCCGCCAAAACAAGCATATGCACCACCACAGAACCAACAAATGAATAATCCTTCGTATCAGCCACACCCCCAGCAACAAGCCTATCCGTCTTCTATTCATAACTATAACCAAGGAGCAAAATCACCCCTTCCTCAGCAACCAGCGTACTCTCAACAGGCATATCCTCAAATGCAAACACCTCCTCCCACTGGTCCTTATCAACAAGGACAGCCTAGTTATCCCGTGGCAGGGGTTCCCATACAAAGTCAGCCGATGTATCCGAATAAACCAGCACCAGTACCTACTCCTAATTATCATCCTAACGCTGCCCTTAGGCCTGGTACGAATGCTTGGACTACCGGCCTATTTGATTGCATGGAGGATCCTAATAACG CTCTCGTAACATTTGCCGCTCCATGCGTCACATTTGGTCAGATTGCAGAAATCGTTGATGAGGGCCAAACCA CCTGTTCAACCAGTGGGATAATATACTCTGCCATACTTTTCTTTACGGCGGCACCTTGTTTAATATCGTGCGGGTATCGTTCAAAGTTGAGGAGCAAATATGATCTAGTAGAAGTCCCAGCAGCAGATTGGATGACTCATGTCTTTTTCGAATGGTGTGCTCTTTGCCAAGAATATAGAGAGCTCAAAAACAGAGGCTATGATCCTGCAATTG GATGGCATGGAAATCAAATGAGGCTCCAGgctatgcagcagcagcaactacAGCAAGTACAGATGGCCCCTCCAATGTATCAAAATATGACTGGATGA
- the LOC113273904 gene encoding protein PLANT CADMIUM RESISTANCE 6-like, with protein sequence MGNPTDSAKSSVDRKQPGHDDSGMPETEHPTGNQTSLPQAANYPPSAPSGAGGSPGTQGVPLGHQQNAQSYPPQQTYPPAQNPQMNNPVYQQHPQQHPQQPGYAPAQPAYPQQTYPQMQPPSSPYLQQQPGYPTPGVPMQQVQPMYRPPPYQPPRPPGTNAWTTGLFDCMDDPNNALITFCVPCFTFGQIAEIIDEGQTTCSTSGIMYAAVSFFTALPCLISCGYRSKLRNKYDLIEAPAADWVTHVFCEVCALCQVYRELKNRGYDPAIGWHGNQMRHQMQQQQVQMAPPMNQNMTG encoded by the exons ATGGGAAATCCAACAGATTCTGCGAAATCATCTGTAGACCGGAAGCAACCTGGTCATGATGACTCTGGAATGCCCGAAACGGAGCATCCCACTGGCAACCAGACGTCTCTTCCTCAAGCGGCGAACTACCCACCTTCTGCTCCTTCAGGCGCCGGTGGTTCTCCGGGTACTCAAGGTGTACCACTTGGTCATCAGCAAAATGCACAGTCATATCCGCCACAACAAACATATCCACCAGCACAGAACCCACAAATGAATAATCCTGTGTACCAGCAACACCCCCAGCAACATCCGCAACAACCAGGATATGCTCCAGCACAACCAGCATATCCTCAACAGACATATCCTCAAATGCAACCCCCATCTAGTCCTTATCTACAACAACAGCCTGGTTATCCCACGCCAGGGGTTCCAATGCAGCAAGTCCAGCCGATGTATAGACCACCACCTTATCAACCTCCTAGGCCTCCTGGTACGAATGCTTGGACTACCGGGCTATTTGATTGTATGGACGACCCTAATAATG CTCTGATCACATTTTGTGTCCCATGCTTTACGTTTGGTCAGATTGCCGAAATCATCGATGAGGGCCAGACCA CCTGTTCTACCAGTGGGATAATGTACGCCGCCGTCAGTTTCTTTACAGCGTTACCTTGTTTAATATCGTGCGGGTATCGTTCAAAGTTGAGAAACAAATATGATCTGATAGAAGCTCCAGCAGCCGATTGGGTGACTCATGTCTTTTGCGAAGTGTGTGCTCTATGTCAAGTATACAGAGAACTCAAGAACAGAGGTTACGATCCTGCAATTG GATGGCATGGAAATCAAATGAGGCACCAGATGCAGCAACAACAAGTACAGATGGCCCCTCCAATGAATCAAAATATGACCGGATGA
- the LOC113273905 gene encoding protein PLANT CADMIUM RESISTANCE 6-like isoform X2, giving the protein MGNPADFANSSDDLKKPGHVDEQSEMPETDYPTGDETSHPQAENYPPAAPSGAGSSVYSGTQGVPIHQQQNAQPYPPKQAYAPPQNQQMNNPSYQPHPQQQAYPSSIHNYNQGAKSPLPQQPAYSQQAYPQMQTPPPTGPYQQGQPSYPVAGVPIQSQPMYPNKPAPVPTPNYHPNAALRPGTNAWTTGLFDCMEDPNNALVTFAAPCVTFGQIAEIVDEGQTTCSTSGIIYSAILFFTAAPCLISCGYRSKLRSKYDLVEVPAADWMTHVFFEWCALCQEYRELKNRGYDPAIVEPSVRVYQQTEPMIRFTFR; this is encoded by the exons ATGGGAAATCCAGCAGATTTCGCAAATTCTTCCGACGACCTAAAGAAACCTGGTCATGTTGATGAGCAATCTGAGATGCCCGAAACTGATTATCCCACTGGCGATGAGACGTCTCATCCGCAGGCGGAGAACTATCCACCTGCTGCTCCTTCAGGCGCTGGTAGTTCTGTGTATTCTGGTACTCAAGGTGTACCAATTCATCAACAGCAAAATGCACAACCATATCCGCCAAAACAAGCATATGCACCACCACAGAACCAACAAATGAATAATCCTTCGTATCAGCCACACCCCCAGCAACAAGCCTATCCGTCTTCTATTCATAACTATAACCAAGGAGCAAAATCACCCCTTCCTCAGCAACCAGCGTACTCTCAACAGGCATATCCTCAAATGCAAACACCTCCTCCCACTGGTCCTTATCAACAAGGACAGCCTAGTTATCCCGTGGCAGGGGTTCCCATACAAAGTCAGCCGATGTATCCGAATAAACCAGCACCAGTACCTACTCCTAATTATCATCCTAACGCTGCCCTTAGGCCTGGTACGAATGCTTGGACTACCGGCCTATTTGATTGCATGGAGGATCCTAATAACG CTCTCGTAACATTTGCCGCTCCATGCGTCACATTTGGTCAGATTGCAGAAATCGTTGATGAGGGCCAAACCA CCTGTTCAACCAGTGGGATAATATACTCTGCCATACTTTTCTTTACGGCGGCACCTTGTTTAATATCGTGCGGGTATCGTTCAAAGTTGAGGAGCAAATATGATCTAGTAGAAGTCCCAGCAGCAGATTGGATGACTCATGTCTTTTTCGAATGGTGTGCTCTTTGCCAAGAATATAGAGAGCTCAAAAACAGAGGCTATGATCCTGCAATTG TGGAACCCTCGGTACGCGTCTATCAGCAAACTGAACCGATGATTAGGTTTACTTTTCGTTGA